In Setaria italica strain Yugu1 chromosome IX, Setaria_italica_v2.0, whole genome shotgun sequence, the genomic stretch aatattcatgtgtgtcctcacatgaactccgactagggacaactttagaataaccatacaagtaaagagtttcacatacaattcacataattgcaaatcatttcaagtagcctttaatggatattcaatgaacacaatatacaaatcatggatacaaatggaatatcatcatctctatgattgcctctagggcatacctccaacatcctTAACATATGCCATCATATCTAGCAATTCCATCAGAGAAACAATCTTGGCCCGATTTGTGTCCATGTGAGGCTTAAAGAAAACAACTGATTTTAAGCAcagaaaattttctttttcgaGTGCCCTCTACTAATCACATTCCTTTGCTAACGTGCACAAATTTAAGATAATAATCAACACATTAAAATTTATTATATTCCCATTTTGCAAATGTTTTGCATAAATTATTACATTTCCTGCCATTCTGTTACGGCAACCCGGAAGGAGCATCCTTTACGAGAATGTATCATCTCGAGAATATAAGGGTCATTTCAAGATTCCATTAAAGCTCACATGTTTTCAATTGATGTACCTTTGAAGTTTGCTGCCGAAGCTATACTGCTTGGATAAACTGCGTGGCTTTTTCATTGACATCAGTAGAATAAAAAAACGGTACTATATGTATGTTTACAAATCTAAAACACATGTTCAATAGATACTTTTAAAAACACGTGCGACACGTGCACTTTACAAGTATTCCAAAGTTGTGACCCGATTCGAAGTTTCGTTTTCGAAATAGTACCGCAGTGGTAGACCTGATTCGGAGTTTCGTTTTCGAAATAGTACTGCAGTGGTGGCTGTCGCGGTGTCGCTGACCAAGAGGCTGCAACGGAGGCGGCGCCACGATGCCAACGGGCAACGGGCACCATAGTGGTACTCTATTCAGTACCTCCACAGCGAAGATTATAAAAATTCCCACGACAACGAGGACAATCCGCATAAACATGGGCAACTCAACTCGAATTAGCGGCAGCCAATTCACCACAGGTAATTCCAAAACAAAAGTATTATTAGAGAATGATGAAGCAAGCAACTGCTAATAATAAATAACCCTAATAATCGTTAAAGGCATGCCATCGTTAAAACAACAGGAAATAGGGATAAATACTTTGGAACTAGTACTCAGTTCTAATAGCAATTTATGCAACAAGTAACAAACAGTTCTCACAATAGAAAGAGGGCCTTACAAAACAACTGTTCACAGACATCGACTTGCAATTGTTTAGAGCTAGTACCTCGGTTACAGTGGGGAATGGACAAAAGGCACAATTTTGGAACTCTTCCTGGCTTAATGGCAAAGCCCCTAGGGATATAGCACCAAATCTGTACCAGTTGGCATGGCGTAAAAACAGATCGGTGCAGGAGGAGCTTCAGGATCAGAGCTGGACTAGGGGCCTATGGAGAATGCAATCTGTAAACGAAATGGCTGAATTTATCGAGCTCTGGGATCTTGTCCAGGACGTGGTCCTTACTGATATGCCTGACGAAATTGTATGGAGATGGTCGACTGACGGCCAATACACTTCAAAGAGTGCATACCTCGCCCAGTTTGCAGGATCTTACTGCCAATTCAAGCCGCAAGCGATCTGGAAGGCACAGACAGAGGGTAAACATAGGTTCTTTGCTTGGTTGCTCATGCAGAACAGATTGTTGACGGCTGACAGACTTCAAGCTAGGAATTGGCCATGTAATCCTATATGTCCACTATGCCAGACTGATGCTGAATCAGCAGTACACATGTGTATCAGGTGCACATTTTCACTACAAGTATGGAGCAAAGTCGCTAACTGGGCTAATGAACTTGTCCAGGTTCCACAAAGTGATATGGAATTGCAGGACTGGTGGTGTATGTCCATTGCTGCTGTTGCCAAGGAAAAGAAACGCCGAACTGGTGCGGTGATCATCTACACCACATGGAATCTTTGGAAAGAGCGTAACAGAAGAATATTCGAAGGAAAACAATGCTCTACGTTGCAAGTATTCTACCTCATCAAAGATGAGATTGGTCTGCGCCAAGCGGCGTGTGGAGCTCCTATGATCGAATAATGCAGATGTTGTATCAACTCATATTAAGAGTGATGAGCTGTAATTTGTCAATCATGTAACAAGGCATGTAATCTGTTCTAAAACTTCTATTCTTCTTATAAGATGCggcagagctcctgccatttacgttcaaaaaaaaaacaactgttCAAACCAGAAGAGGCACAATACTTCCGATTTAGTACAAACACTGATCATGCAGGCCAGCAGCCGCCCGGTGGtcatctctctcttcttccGCCCCTTCATCCAttagggagggggggggggggggtccatCTTTCTGGGATTTGGTATGATCAGCAAGGGAGCCATACAGTTGGACCATGGCCTGGGAGATACAATCTCATCCATGATCTTGGTCTCCAAGTCAAGGATGCCAATAATAAGGCGGCAACGCGACCTGCGCTTCATAGACACGTTCTTAGCGTCATCAGTGAGATAGACATTATTTGGTTTCAACTGCGGATATTCCTCAGCATTCAAACACAGTGATTGGTTTTGCCCAAGAAACAAGACATGATCGTTTAAGCTGTTTATTTGTTCTAGTTTTCCGGAAGCAATGCAAACTTTATATATCACAATTCTCCGAGTTCTGTTCTCAAATGTTTCCTGGTTGGTACATGCATGCCCATGCTCAGCTGGTGCTTCGTCTATCCAAACTTCTGGTCTGCGAACTAGCAACAGATCACCCCATGGAGCCTGAACAATGTAAACTCTCTCCACTCCATATTTATCCTTCCTGTCCATAATTATCTTCGTTGTGACCACAGTCCCGCTGAGATCAAAGGCGATAATTTGACCAAGTAATGTTACTGCATACAATAGACCATCCTTATAGATGCAGTCATCAAAATTTTCATGTGGTGGCAGCCGTGTCCACTTCTCATCTCTTAACCTAGCAAATGAAAGCCGCCCAACTGGAGCATGGATCAACACTACAATATAGCTTCTTGCAGATTCATCATAAAATAGAAATGCCTTAAGAAAGAGAAAGTCCCGCAATTTTCTTAAAAGACTTGTCGAAGGTAGTACTTGAGCATGGCCTGCCATGTGACGCGAGAGATGATACTTACAAATTACACCTGTTTCATCATAAATGGGCGTCACATTCTCAATGGTGATGACAGATGGGAGGGGGATCTGTTCACTAGTGACCGGATTGACAAGGTGCATCTCAGAACGCTCATCAGCAGTAATCAACCACCCAAGTGACGATCCAATCAAGTACCTTCTGTGGATGGGTGGCTCTGGGAGAGTTAATTTGTAGGTCCTCTTTTCCGCAAGGCTGTAGAGAAATGCAATATTATCACCAGCAGATTCAGAGGTGTAGATGAGGCAAGGTGTTTGGGGCCATTTGTACAGCCCAAATCTACATATGCTGGCATACGACAAGTTCCAGGAGCAGCAGACAGAACCCGCACGCACTAAATCAGGTGTCTCCATTAGAGAAAATATATCCATCAGGATTTCCTGTGGCAGCTCTGAAAAATCTCTGGCCGCAACCTCCATCAGTGGTTGTTGAAGGTATTCATCATTTCGGAAAGAGCACAAATTTTTCTTGTGTATAGATAGGTTCCATGAGATCACTATCCAGCTTTTACTACTGGCATCCATTGGAGCAAAACCATGACTCTTGGAAGATGAATTTATTCTGCAGGAATACTTGCAACATTGCAAATTTGAATGGAACACACTGAGGACTGGAGGTTTCTGCGAGGCCGTTATGAAGAGTCCCCCGGCAAAACTGCATTGATGAAAGAAAATCGCATATCAGCCATTTATAGTGACACGTGAGAGGATGATGAGAAGCCAACTGAAAATAGAGTACCAAAGTTCCTCCTTTTGGGGGTTGTAGagtttgaagaaaagaaaaatatcttTTGGTCAAAATCTAGCCCTggcataaaaaaaatagatttgAACATGGAATCgaccaaaaaaatattttgaacaGGGAATCGacagaaaaattagattttgaaCACGGAATCAacagaaaaattagattttgaaCACGGAATCGACAGAGAAATTAGATTTTGAACACGGAATCGACAGAGAAATTAGATTTTGAACACGGAATCGACAGAAAAAATAGATTTTGAACACGGAATCGACAGAAAAAAATAGATTTTGAACACGGAATCGACAGAAAAACTAGATTTTGAACACGGAATCGAGAGAAAAACTATATTTGATGCGATCAAGCCGAAATAGAACCGAGCGACAAAGCCAGGGTCGCCTTACCGAGAAAACAGCAAATCGGCCAAGGGGGTCTCTGCACTCCACGCtaatcaatccaaccaacacagtGCTCTGGGTTCCTGCTCAGGGCGGGGGTCGCGGCGGCAACCACGAAACCCTAGCAGGAGGCGGCACGCTGAAGGGCGGCAGGTGTCGCGGCTACAAGCCTAGGAATAAGGCGATAACCGCGTGGTGAAACCAAACTGACGGGCGTGGATCTACGCTTCCGCACCGGATGTGGAGAGACCGAGAGAGACGCCTCAGAAAAAAAGATGGAGAGTTGGGGACTTTGGGAGGCGAACTGCGCAGCGAGAGTGCGAGACAGAGAACGAGGAGGAGACGGAAGGGAGACGAAAGTCTggcaactccaagagtttttATTGCCTCCAATTTGCTAAACCTTATTTAGGgagaaaaaacacaaaaaatatAGCTCCAACAGCACCCCAATTCTTCCGAAAAAATAGAGGAACCCGAAAAACTCCGCCGGCTGCCCTCATATTTCCGCGtctcccctcctccccaatcgccccCTTTCCCGCGCGCATATCCCCGTTCCCGCTGATTTCCCCCCCGCGCGCGCCAGTTCTGGGAGGAGGCAAGGTTttcggcggcgcaggagcgagcGGGcttgcggaggcggcggcggcgcgagcggaaACCATTAGCAGCAACCAAAATCGCAGCAACATGGAAGATTGGAACATCCATCTCCGAAAGGTTCGATTGCTCACATCAGAGGAAGGGGAGACTCAGACAAGAACAAAAGAACAAAGCAAAGCTAAGGATTTTACTTACCGAACAAAAGAAGTAAATTCAAGTCCCAGCAGATCTCCACCTCCAGTTCCAGTAACTGAGTGGAGAAGGAGGCGGGCAATGACCCCGTGCGAGAGAAGAAGTCGAGGCGTGCGtccacggaggaggaggaggatgtggggGGTGTCGGAGAGCCGGAGGGCGGGCGAGGGATGGGTGCTCGGCACGCGGCAGGAGCGCGGTGCAATGGAACCGCGAGGTTGGCTGGCCGCCTGCGCCGACGAGGTGGAGGGAGGGCGAGAAGAGGTCCGTCGGTTCAGGTTATTCAGCCGGCTCCACCCAACATTATTTTTCTCTTACAATAAATCAGTCATTTTagctaaattttttttcatttgatgtcggtactcaaataatcgacacaagtttcagatctaaaattcaattgcctaattttataattttttcatcaactatatatttttgcaaaatgctaaaataaaaaataaaaaataaaaaataattcccATAAGGCGCGGCACGAAACGGGCCACCATACTGTTAGCATGTGGCACGAAGCGGCCCGGCCCGTCCCAAGTCCAGTTCTTCCTATCCTACCCTGCCGCGTGCGTTTCACTGTTTGCCGAAATGGACGATGGGGTGAGGAGGACGAGGGAGtggtcgccggcgtcgccgtcgctggTGGTGCGCAGACCCAGGCGGACGGTCAGCCGCCGACCCCACCGCGactgggatccctcctcgaggTCCCCCTCCTTCGCCGCCCGCGACCACGGCCCCAAGCCGTCGGAGGTGTACGGCTTCGTCGGATCCATCACCACCGTCATCGCCACCGCCGTCTACCTCGCCTGGGCCTACACGCCGGAGCCCTGCCTCCGCTCCCTCGGCGTCACCTACTACCCTAGCAAGTATGTGCCGCTTGTCTGCTCATCCTGCTGCCCATGAACTTTTTCTGTCCTTTTTGGTTGTAGCTCGCTCTGATTTTTGTGCCGTCAGCACTGGAATAGACACCAAACGATCGGATTCGGATAAATTGAAATGAAACCTGAAGTTCAGAAATGCGTGGCGGCGGTAGCATTGTTGCTTGTAGTTATCGCGTCAGTTCAAtttggatggatggatgtgTCCTGCTGTAGCTTATTGCAGGCTTGCTTGGTTGCTGTGTGTTTTCTGTCGTTCAGGTACTGGGCCTTGGCGGTCCCATCGTTCGTGATTGTGGCATTGGCACTGTCCATGGTCATCTACATGGGTCTCAACTTCCTCGCCACTCCTCCCCCGACTTCCTTTGGTACCATCTTCGGTGAGACTCAATTCTTTTGATCTTTTCCTCATTCGTGTGGTCAACATATCGTTAACATGTTCTGGTTGTAATGATTCTTACCCTTATTAATTCACAGATGAGAACAGTCGGGAGCGCGTGGCGTTTTCTCCTGCAATGGAAGAGGAGCGGCCCATCGAGCCCATTTCAGACATTAGCATTGTTCAAGTCAACAGTGTTATGTTTGGTGATACCTGATTACTCTAGATGGAAAATGAGTCTACCTTAGAGCACAAGATTGGACTATTGGAGACAGTAGCAACATGGAGAAAGACGTCAATTGAACTTTCAGTTTGCTTTCGTAACCAATCGGGGAACTCAATCATTCCGTATTTTTTAAAAGGAACCCCCAGCCTTCCCCTGTGTACAATTCAGCTATATCTTGTGCAGCAATGGAATGCACTGTAATAGTTTTCTTGTGTGTTGCACACTTCACCTCTTTGTAATAGTCCTGCGCTGCTCTTGATGGCTTCTTTCATCTATCTGCCAATGATGCTCCTCTGCTCAGTGTTTACAACAAACATTTTTACATTAGCATCAGAGATATCATTGTCATTTCTCTCTGCTATTGGATATCACGGATCCTCGCTGCAATATATTCTTCATTTGTGAT encodes the following:
- the LOC101779601 gene encoding uncharacterized protein LOC101779601, producing MDASSKSWIVISWNLSIHKKNLCSFRNDEYLQQPLMEVAARDFSELPQEILMDIFSLMETPDLVRAGSVCCSWNLSYASICRFGLYKWPQTPCLIYTSESAGDNIAFLYSLAEKRTYKLTLPEPPIHRRYLIGSSLGWLITADERSEMHLVNPVTSEQIPLPSVITIENVTPIYDETGVICKYHLSRHMAGHAQVLPSTSLLRKLRDFLFLKAFLFYDESARSYIVVLIHAPVGRLSFARLRDEKWTRLPPHENFDDCIYKDGLLYAVTLLGQIIAFDLSGTVVTTKIIMDRKDKYGVERVYIVQAPWGDLLLVRRPEVWIDEAPAEHGHACTNQETFENRTRRIVIYKVCIASGKLEQINSLNDHVLFLGQNQSLCLNAEEYPQLKPNNVYLTDDAKNVSMKRRSRCRLIIGILDLETKIMDEIVSPRPWSNCMAPLLIIPNPRKMDPPPPPP
- the LOC101780538 gene encoding phosphatidylinositol N-acetylglucosaminyltransferase subunit P codes for the protein MDDGVRRTREWSPASPSLVVRRPRRTVSRRPHRDWDPSSRSPSFAARDHGPKPSEVYGFVGSITTVIATAVYLAWAYTPEPCLRSLGVTYYPSKYWALAVPSFVIVALALSMVIYMGLNFLATPPPTSFGTIFDENSRERVAFSPAMEEERPIEPISDISIVQVNSVMFGDT